The window ATTGCAGTTTTTATCATTGTAACTTCTTggattttaaacaaaaaaaaatctggaaataataaaattatactcaataaaagaaaaaattaaataattacttTAAATATCACACAagcttcgttttttcttaacggaCGAGAGGGGGGAGGTTATGGGGAGGGGATTACAAAGTCGGGAATTGAACAAGGCGAAAGTTCATATAGCTAATCAACTAAACTATTGTAAGATTCTGCACAAGCTTCCTTATAATTTGTTACACGAGAACTTTGTCTTTCTATTTCAATTTAGTCTTGACTCTTGATTATTCCAACAATTAGCTAGCAAGTTTGAATGGATAAATCATAAGTTCAGCTACTCCCTTTGTCCTAAAATACTTGTCATGTTTCATTTTTCGAGAGTAAAATTGACTAACCTTATATGGATTagattaatttaatattttaaaattaaattttagaTATTTGTAAACTATATAAAAAATTACAGATCTTCTCATATAGTAcggtgaaaatatatatattaaaatattgatcaaattTCATGTAATTTAACTCTCAAAAAGTGAAATGTGATAAGTTTTTTGAGAAGGAGGGATAttagtatttttcttttacaaataATGTGAGTTAGTTTTTGGTTTGTAAATTGTGGTCACATTACATGTGACTTGGCACTTCTGTTATACCAAGTTACATACCTTTTTTTCTCGACAAAATTACACAATAATGCACTCCATAAGTTGACTTTGCATTATTTTAGCTCACTTACAAGTTTGCAAATGTGTAGCCAAATATCAATAAGCTTAGATCtaaattttttttccagtttttttatTCTCTATATCTTTAAGCGTGAAATATTTTCATTCTCCTTTTTCCTCAAGTTTCTACATACCTATCACAACTACGAAAATTCACAAACAGACGCGAGAAATCTAAAATCTCATCTTCTTTAATGCTAATCTTATTAGTTTTTGAATACGATtttatgagaaatttggagtgtgTATTGTTTAAACTTATTAAAATTAGTCTAAGTAGACTGTATACAAAGTTTGAAGTCATTTAGTGGAGATTTGGAATAGTCTTAATCAAGAATTGCAAGTGAAAATCGTACAAAATATTCATCAGAGAtgcttatacacttttatacaatattatacacttttatacaaagaggtatattatatatatagttgtataaaagtgtatatataaaaatgtataaGCACAGTAGTGAAAATGTTAGTGATACACCATGTTTATATGTGTAgcagttgaagaagaagaagaagaagaagaagaagaagaagaagaagaagaagaagaagaagaagaagaagaagaagaaatgtgAGAAATCCACCAAACACCTGTAAATAATGTATCATCCTTGTATAAAATAATGTATAAGAGGtgtttatacactattatacattacttatacaatattatacactattatacaaatGAATCTTATTAATGGAACTTCactagttcttcttcttcttcttctttggacaTCTTCTGAAATTCAACTCAAATCTACCTCAAATCtgctccaaatcacttcaaatttgagttttgaactCCCCTTGACGATCCCAATCAATTGGgccaacacccaatccaaacaactaacaaaatcGAAAAATCCAATTTCTGAAATTGAAGCTTCGAATGACCTTTAATGGTGactccaaaaataataattctcttAAGTGGTATTTTTTCTTCTCATCTTAATAGTGATTATCAATTTTGAATCTGGAAGGAGAATTGAAGAATATATAATGGTAGAAAAACTTTAGGGTGCAAAGTCgttaaagaggaagaagaagaatgaagaaaagaaaaaaatagggtAGGCTAATtggtgaaaaataattttcaaattatGTACAACCTAGGCTATATCAGGTAAGGACTTCAAACGTGAGCCATTTTTTGATGGATTATGGGGCCAAGTGACAAGGAGCGTAATTCCCcctttttttctcctctttcCTGTCTCACGATTGTCCCTATATAGGTGTTTATTTATTAGACATTTCCAAACACTCAGTTACGTGCTCTTTGATGGTCTCAAATTTACCCCCTCCTTTGTAATGTTTATATATTTGCCATTCATTTATGGTTTCAAACATTTTCCCTTCCCTAATAATGATACTTTTAACATTCATTTACGtgattttttctaatttcttactATAAAACCTATTTGACAAATCATTTAACAAAGGAAACGTGCACGCTTATCCTTCAAATTAGAATTTCATGTTTAGCCTTTTGTTTTGgcaaattttctttattttctcgaTCAACACAAGTCTTTACTCCATGAAAAGGCCAAAAACAAGCTAGCACTATTAATCGTACAATTTCAGTATTTGTAAAATCTTCTACAAAAAACTCTCTGCAACTTATATTTCTATACGTAAAGTGTTTACTATTTACTTAAGCAACTGATATTCAGAAATTCCATTAGATTTATTTGGGGGGACGCTTTAAATGGTATCTGTGATCGCACATTTAATTATAGTATTCTCAAGAATTTAGGTAATTTTGTCATAAGTTATATCATACTATGTGCATGTAACAATTAACTAAATGTATGAAAAGTCTTTTAGTTTTACCCAGTCTTTATAttacttttcttttgttttttacaaattggaaaaaaataaaagtatgaGTTTAAGCAAGAAAGACATGGTTAGTATGTCCGTTCATGCATTAAAAAATACATCTAATTAAACATATATCTTCCAATGATATTAATTAGAGAGACACAATTGTAGTATGCACAATGTTTATTACATGATTGATAATAATATTTATGAACATCATCTAAAAAGTGCACACTTACACGATTAATTTCTCTTTGAGAAGACTGTCCTTAAGAGCTGTCATTTTAAAACTACAAATATATAGGTAGGCAATGCTCTATTTATTTGGATTTTCTTGCTTTAGTTTCTCTTTGAGACAATTGTAGTATGCACAGTTTTTTGCTTTATTTGGTAGACTGTCCTTGCATGAtatatttgttgtttttattttggtactgtaaagtttttatttttttatattaattgaaTTACAAAAAAGAACACCTAACTGTGCGAAGCGCGGGTTTAATTAACTAGTTAAATAAAAAGGAAGGGCAATAACGCAAACGTTTTCTTTAATAAGTCAGATAATTTGTGGTTTATATTTTTGTCCAATCTGTTTGTAAAATTTATAACACCTGGATAAAGTTCACAAATTCTGCTCCTATCCATCGTAAAACCTTCCTCAAATTCATCAAAAGATAAATTAACCCACTCGTGTTATTAAGGAGTTTTGATTACTTCTTTTTTGGGGTAAATTAAACAAAATCCACTTGTCAAACAAATAGAATGCTTCAGTCCACAGAACTTATAGTAGTAATTTATTATGtaagacataattaagtaaaagTTCTCCTCAGTCCTCATCTATCCATAAAGACCAATCACTCATATCCAGTTACATAAGGGGCAACTTGGAGTAAAGTAAACAAAGGCAATTTGCGACGAGAAAAATTATTACATGCATGTCAATTAACAAgagcaaaaattcaaaataaccgCGTAATTTTGCCAGCAATAGCATACTGTGTTTAACAAAATCAAAGTATAATTAATGTGGTGGTGAATTAATCTTGATTCGATCCAAGCAGGATTTTCCGTCGAGTGGATGAGTCTGTTGCATCTCCACATATTCACTATATTTGGTTGGAAAATAGAGAGGTGGAAATCTTTCATTTTGGATTAAAGGTGAAGCAGCTGGTCTCACTGTGACATTCATAGCTGGGCTATTTGCAATTCCTATTGATATCCTTGCTACTTTCTTCACTACTGCTCTGTGCAATACACTCTTGTATTTCCCATTTGTAAATATCTGTCCAtgccacacacacacaaaaagaaaaagatcagATTGCATATAGTAgtaaatataacaacaacaacaaatccagtgtACTTGATTTTTCTTCGCAGAGTTTTTCAAGAATTATATTGACCAATATTTAgtgtaaaattagaaatagacAAATTCGTCACTAAAACTATCATAAACATGTGATAAAACTAccccaaaaaaatgaaaaaatttaaccattatttcaaaattcaaagtaTCAAATAATTGCTTACTGTAGCCTCGCGAAGAATTTCCAACGAACAATGTAGGATAAAATGAGTAATATTACGGAATATTTTATACCTCGAGGTGATCACCAGTGTTAACCAAAATAGAGTTGGGAATGGGATTGATGTTGATCCATTTTCCATTGCGTTGTAGTTGTAATCCTCCAACTTCATTTTGTATGAGAAGggtcaaaagcccaaaatcagaaTGGGGTGGAAGGCCCATTACAAGTTCGGGCTGGGGACATGCTGGATAGTAATTTGCAACAAACACTTCGAAACCCGAGTCCAGATCCATGGATTTTTTCATCAACTCGTGTTCCAGTCCCAAGCTTTCTGATATTCCTGAGAGTAACCTTCTCGTCACTTTTCTGCATTTCTCACAATACTCCCTTAAAACCTCTCTGTAAAATCAAACGacaaaccaaaaataaaataaaaaatgcttTTACTTTCATGACgaatattaataaattaaaacagctttatagaaaaaaaaaatgaactaAACAAAAGTCACCACACTCTAATTTGCACATTGTTCTCCTTTAAAAAAAGGAGAAGAcatgaaaatttaagaaaaactATTCTTTAGATAAACTAGTCATTAATATAATTGAGTTAgatgataaatatgtaaaaaaaaaatcatacttTCTCTTAGGGGTGTAAATGaaccgggttggttcggtttttattaaaaccaaaccaaaccaaatatatcagtttggattggtttggttttgttgGGTTTTCGGGTGTTTTTGTAACAtgaatattttttcaattttactttattaaattttttataagtaaatatatgtttagtaaaaatttaaaaaattgacaaacatatgatctattacaatatttttatggGAGAATTTTGTTAATAACACATGTAActacaataatttttcgttgatgtatactttcaaggttaaacaaatttaataattaaatataaaaatcaatatgatacctaattAATGATATATTCTATTTAATTTTAGATTAtcgaaataccacttcaaattcaaaaaagaCATAAGAATTTAATGAATCTTGACATAAGAACATGGAAGAATAAAGAGATTCAcgcatttcaataacacttgataagaaagtgatcatataaCTCATTATATTATTTAATGTTAATAAAAATGGAGtacttcatattctattaaatattacattcCATAAGAGAATCTCAAATATTTCTAGAATTTTTGTAAAGAAAATtttatataaagtcttaaaagtatatataaaaattatatatttatatgtcggtttggttcggattttttttttactcaatatcaaaccaaatcaaatcaaatctagtcggattttttaatcagtttggtttgacttttcggttggTGTGGTTTTCCGGTTCAttttgtacacccctactttCTCCGATCCAGTTTATGTGATAGCATTTTATTTTTACTCTCTTCTAGAAAAAAAATGATagttttctaaatttgaaaagaatataacttaaatttttattttacaattaATGATAAGTTtatatagccacacaaatgtcataaAATATTAAAGatcacaatttttaaaaatcttaTAACCACAAATATTATAGTAGGCTTATCACCACAAATttcaaagtttttttttcttcattcttgAATTTTATGTGTATTCAAATTTTGCatcataaattgaaacggaagtgGTTCTATATAGTATAgaagtttaaaaataaaaaaaatatcttgGACCCTTTTAATGAACTTTAGGCCACATGTTTTATTGGATCGATTTTGAGTGCACAGGCCAACCTCAGACACGAGTGACCCGTTGACAGATGTATTCACCTGACATGACATCGACCATTTTCTTTTAGCTTGATTTGTGACTTTTCATGGCCAAATTTCAAATCTGGATTTTTTGAAGTAATAATTTCGATAGGACGATTCTCTTGTTGTACAGTTATTGGCTTTACCGAATTTATTTTAATGAGACATGCTACTACATTTTAGAGGAAACAAGTGTGTGCAATCTTTAATGTATAGAATATACAATCTGATAGCTGTATAAATCAAGGTAAATAAAGGACTCCCAAACTTCCTATCCAACGACTTACATgagttatttaatttaattaacttgAGAATTGAAATAATTCAACTTCTCTTTTTCTCATTTAAAATGTCAtcattattaatttattatgaccaatttgcttttagcacgcccattaagaaaatactaaattctatacaaaaatatttacaaTGACTAAACTACCCCGAATTAAacatttaatgtgaggagtaagaaaactttttagggatatgtacataggggtaaaaacaaattgaattctttcttgattacataagtagacacttattttgaaccaaaatgaaaaaacaaattggtcacttattgtgaaccggagggaTGAAGTACATTCACTAGCCAAAGAAAAAGAGGTACTATGAATTTGCACATTGCTTTTTCAGGTTTCAAGCTAGGTAGCTTTCATTTTATTATACCTTGTAAAGTTTTGGTGAGTGAATGTGACGTATCATGATAAATATGTGAAAGCCAATAGGTAGACCTCTTAAGAATTTTCTGTCATGATAAATTAATGATGTTGTGCATATATAATTTATGACGAGACAATGATTGAACCTGAAATGCTTGGGTTGATGAGGGGAGTGAAAGTGAGGATGAACAGAGAGTTTAAGGTAATCTCTCCAGTAATAGCTATTCTCCTTTGAAGTATAATTAAAGCTGGTGCCATACTTTATAGGATCAAATACTTGTTGCCCTATGTACCGACTCTTCTCCTCCTCCGCCATCTCGAAAAACTCATTTGCCACCTCAATCATCTCCTTCATCAAACTTTCTGCTATTCCATGGTTCACTACCTGCATCACACATGTGTTGCTTAAACAAACTAAATATCTAtacttatttttcaaatatatggGTGTGTGGTTCGACGAAAACACAGATACGCGGAATCAAAAATAAGAGCGAAGAAGAAGAATCAATTAGAATATGAACCCTAATTACCTTTATGAACTCAATCAATTGTAACCCTAAGCTATCAAATGATTGACAACACTTGAAGACCCGGATAAAGTAATTAAGACTAATTTAACACTAATGAAATAGTGTGAGACCTGATGGCCATAAGTTTTATTTCACAATTAATTCAATTTCAACTACCACTTATATTTGTTAATCAAGGAGGTAGTGAgctcccatataaagctttccGAAGTTCTGGAGAAGACGATGCATCTTGTATTAGACGCGTAATGCGACTTGTCAGAGCTCCGTCTGTTAAATTTGCAATTATATTGCATTCATTCATGTCTATACTTGCAACTAATACAACAGCACGCTAGCACCTAAGAATCTTAAGTTGaagtttaataaaattaaaccaTGCTAGTTAGCTTATTATACGTACGTACCATGAAAAATCCCCAATCCTCACAGGCTCGTCCAAGTTCCTGTATGGCTTTGGAGTGTTGATCAGGATCTTCTGAAGAAAGGAGGGAAAAATCAACGATAGGGATTGAATCTGCATCATCAGTACTACTAGTGTCAAAGGCCGGGGAGTGAATGGGGCTATTAGGGTGAGCATAATAACAAGGCACTACTGCTTTCATCACATTCGGCATCTCCGTAAGTTGTTTAACGCTTGTGATAATATTGTTGGATTCCCAAGCCATATTTCTGATAGATGTCTTGTGCTGTGATCAGCAGCTGTAGTGTGGAGCTTATTGTTAATACTATATGAAAGCTGGtcttggatatatatatatatatatatatatatatatatatatatatatacactgaTGAAATCAATTCACCAGTCAGATATACTACATGAATTAATACTATCTTTTATTAATGGTCGATATGAATTCACACATCAACTTCGTTGTATTATATTTTCAGTAAGTATATtaagaatgaaccaaaaattaCAAATCTTTATAGAAAAAATCGTTTTAAAATGTTTGAAATTTTTTCCACGGAATCCTATAATATCTCGGGGGGTGATAGTGATCTAAAAATGAGGCAGAAGAGTCCCACACTTCAGCCGTCTCTTTAATTCCCCTATATATTTCCACGTGAATCATATGAAAATATGAGTTCACTTACTTTTCTCCATATCATTTTATTGTTAAATTATGAGGCGTGAGCCTCTTGGTCCTGTGTATTAATTAGAAGATGTAGACGATTGATGCTAACACCTACAAGGTTACATGAACAGATGAACTAGGGTTGAGCTGCTTCTCTAGCTACTCTTTTTaagctttttcttttaaatattttttataatggtTGTGTGAGCGACtagctgtagtgggcacgcggagaggtagagggcgacctaagaagtattgggaagagatgatcagacaggacatggcgcgacttaggattactgaggacatgacccttgacaaagaattatggaggtcgagcattaaagttgtaggttaggggaaagttgtgaatatttctacagcacaatagagtgagactagctagttaggagttagactaagaatgtcattggtcgtctattgatgcagggctttacctgctagttttactatacaagccatttatttcgtattttgtattctgtatttcatatctcttatattgctatTATTGTATTCAATGCAGTGGTGATTCAAcgcagccgctggcctgaggcgcatcgtATCCCGCCTGGGTACGCTATCGGGATCGTCATCATCAAGTCGCCTCCTTATAGCCGGATGTGCCACTGCATGATCATCAGTGGTGCTGACAGGATCAGAAGAAGGGGTCGTCAGTCCAGTAGAAACCTACATAAGAATAAAAAGCTTAGAATAACAAAGTATATAATAAGTCACAACAATTTGAATTGTCGTATCACTATCTCGTCGGGCTCCTAAATGTAATCATATGTCGCAACCATGTCAACATTGCATTCagccttaaaaaggaaattaacaAAGTTATGGAAAATAAAGACAAATTCTAATTCAATACTATGAAAACCATACCTGCGAACGTGATGATGAACCATAACTCAGCCGACGCTAACTATGTAAATCTCGGGTCGGCCGCTCCTCAGCAACAGTAGACGGGCTTGGAAAGTATGTATCCCAATCCTTCCAGAACAGTGCGTGCCCATGATCAATAATTGACctgacggggtcacctgcgaagtccctaGAGCGAGATCCATCCCAAGGCTGTATGACGGTATGTCCGTCTCATGTAGGCCACTCGGCAGATCGGTAGCAACATAATCAGCAGGGGCCTCAACGCTCCCTTGTTGGGGACCCCTCATCTCCGCCCACTGCCACATCGTCCGACACCCCCGCCTCGTCGGGCACCACTACCTCGTGCCATACTAGGGCCTTGCTCATACTGCACTGGATCCACATAATCAGGTATGTGAGCCAAACACTGATCCTCACG of the Nicotiana tabacum cultivar K326 chromosome 7, ASM71507v2, whole genome shotgun sequence genome contains:
- the LOC107760999 gene encoding 2-oxoglutarate-dependent dioxygenase 19-like gives rise to the protein MAWESNNIITSVKQLTEMPNVMKAVVPCYYAHPNSPIHSPAFDTSSTDDADSIPIVDFSLLSSEDPDQHSKAIQELGRACEDWGFFMVVNHGIAESLMKEMIEVANEFFEMAEEEKSRYIGQQVFDPIKYGTSFNYTSKENSYYWRDYLKLSVHPHFHSPHQPKHFREVLREYCEKCRKVTRRLLSGISESLGLEHELMKKSMDLDSGFEVFVANYYPACPQPELVMGLPPHSDFGLLTLLIQNEVGGLQLQRNGKWININPIPNSILVNTGDHLEIFTNGKYKSVLHRAVVKKVARISIGIANSPAMNVTVRPAASPLIQNERFPPLYFPTKYSEYVEMQQTHPLDGKSCLDRIKINSPPH